A genomic region of Streptosporangium lutulentum contains the following coding sequences:
- a CDS encoding AAA family ATPase: MRESGRAQPAGRAAARDLFEQVRLGYFRIPAPRRRLIYAAVLVGSVGVAGLVAGVGLHLFNTLMITMTLLGFAALTLRFPRAAATLVVVLGWLMTLFFLQGLYVWPAGVSTALVLLGVSAAGVAHLIRWVPPWVTTLLALVPAGAVAAVLALVFAGSPGVAVWAAYGVAAAALAYRFTQARRARIALTAGEEQVRARGRDGGHGGPVSASGEPSAPPPISVEEALGELESMIGLAPVKEQVRSIAASIEAARLRKEAGYSTEPPMRHFVFVGPPGTGKTSVARTVAKIFYAFGLLETPYVVEAQRADLVGEFLGATAIKTNELVDRALGGVLFIDEAYSLVNSGEGQPDRFGAEAVQTLLKRAEDDRDRLIIILAGYEKETTAFLSSNPGLSSRFSSRVRFPSYGPEELLRITELLQLRRGDRMAEDAKPVLFARFEDVHRRALVDELGNARFVRSLVEAAAQARDVRVVGGGGSPTTEDLVTTVERDVTKAFDELTARYRGYQATPTLEEALADLDRMAGLEPVKRQVHAITAQLRVAKMRQERGLPTPPQMRHFVFAGPPGTGKTTVARILGRIFAALGLLAQPDVVEAQRADLVGQHLGATAIKTNELVDRALGGVLFIDEAYGLVNSGYSGGDAFGNEAVQTLLKRAEDDRDRLVIILAGYGREMDAFLSSNPGLASRFNQRIRFPSYSPDELAEIAGLLAEKSGDRFDDAARQDLAEVFTWVCDEGLIDGLGNGRFARSLFERAAMRRDVRLAAVGGGTASAADLTTITSADLRAAVDELAGR; the protein is encoded by the coding sequence ATGCGGGAATCCGGCAGGGCCCAGCCGGCGGGGCGCGCGGCGGCACGAGATCTGTTCGAGCAGGTGAGACTGGGCTACTTCCGGATCCCTGCTCCTCGGCGCAGACTCATCTACGCCGCCGTGCTGGTCGGGTCGGTCGGGGTGGCCGGCCTGGTGGCCGGTGTGGGCCTGCACCTGTTCAACACGTTGATGATCACAATGACCCTGCTCGGTTTCGCCGCGCTGACCCTGCGCTTCCCCCGAGCCGCCGCCACCCTGGTGGTGGTGCTCGGCTGGCTGATGACGCTGTTCTTCCTCCAGGGCCTGTACGTCTGGCCGGCGGGGGTGTCGACGGCTCTGGTGCTCCTCGGCGTCTCCGCGGCGGGAGTCGCCCACCTCATCCGCTGGGTTCCCCCGTGGGTGACCACACTCCTGGCGCTGGTGCCCGCCGGCGCGGTGGCCGCCGTGCTGGCCCTCGTGTTCGCCGGCTCGCCCGGCGTCGCCGTGTGGGCCGCGTACGGCGTGGCCGCCGCGGCGCTGGCCTACCGCTTCACCCAGGCCCGCCGGGCCAGGATCGCACTGACCGCCGGGGAAGAGCAGGTCAGGGCCCGAGGCCGCGACGGCGGACACGGCGGTCCCGTCTCCGCGTCCGGCGAGCCGTCCGCGCCGCCGCCGATATCGGTGGAGGAGGCGCTCGGTGAGCTGGAGAGCATGATCGGCCTGGCGCCGGTGAAGGAGCAGGTGCGCTCGATCGCCGCCTCGATCGAGGCGGCGAGGTTACGCAAGGAGGCCGGATACTCCACCGAGCCGCCGATGCGTCACTTCGTGTTCGTCGGACCGCCCGGCACCGGCAAGACCAGTGTGGCCAGGACCGTCGCGAAGATCTTCTATGCCTTCGGCCTGCTGGAGACGCCCTACGTCGTGGAGGCGCAGCGAGCCGACCTCGTGGGGGAGTTCCTCGGGGCCACCGCGATCAAGACGAACGAGCTGGTGGACCGGGCGCTCGGCGGGGTGCTGTTCATCGACGAGGCCTACAGCCTGGTCAACTCCGGTGAGGGCCAGCCCGACAGGTTCGGCGCGGAGGCCGTGCAGACGCTGCTCAAACGGGCCGAGGACGACCGCGACCGGCTGATCATCATTCTGGCCGGATACGAGAAGGAGACGACCGCCTTCCTGTCCTCCAACCCGGGTCTGTCCAGCCGGTTCTCCAGCCGGGTCCGCTTCCCCAGCTACGGCCCCGAGGAGCTGCTGCGGATCACCGAGCTGCTGCAGCTGCGGCGGGGCGACCGGATGGCCGAGGACGCCAAACCCGTACTGTTCGCCCGGTTCGAAGACGTTCACCGGCGGGCCTTGGTCGACGAGCTGGGCAACGCCCGGTTCGTCCGCAGCCTGGTGGAGGCCGCCGCCCAGGCCAGGGACGTGCGCGTGGTGGGCGGGGGCGGCTCACCCACCACCGAGGACCTGGTGACCACCGTCGAGCGCGATGTCACGAAGGCGTTCGACGAGCTCACCGCCCGCTACCGCGGCTACCAGGCCACGCCCACCCTGGAGGAGGCGCTCGCCGACCTGGACCGGATGGCCGGCCTGGAGCCCGTCAAACGGCAGGTGCACGCGATCACCGCGCAGCTCAGGGTGGCCAAGATGCGCCAGGAGCGGGGGCTGCCCACCCCGCCGCAGATGAGGCACTTCGTCTTCGCCGGACCGCCGGGCACGGGCAAGACCACCGTGGCCCGCATCCTGGGCCGCATCTTCGCCGCGCTGGGCCTGCTCGCCCAGCCCGACGTGGTCGAGGCCCAGCGGGCCGACCTGGTCGGCCAGCACCTCGGGGCCACCGCGATCAAGACGAATGAGCTGGTGGACCGGGCGCTCGGCGGGGTGCTGTTCATCGACGAGGCGTACGGCCTGGTCAACTCCGGCTACTCCGGGGGCGACGCCTTCGGCAACGAGGCCGTGCAGACGCTGCTCAAGCGGGCCGAGGACGACCGCGACCGGCTGGTGATCATCCTGGCCGGGTACGGCCGGGAGATGGACGCCTTCCTGTCCTCCAACCCGGGTCTGGCCAGCAGGTTCAACCAGCGCATCCGGTTCCCCTCCTACTCTCCGGACGAGCTCGCCGAGATCGCCGGCCTGCTCGCCGAGAAGTCGGGCGACAGGTTCGACGACGCCGCCCGCCAGGACCTGGCGGAGGTCTTCACCTGGGTCTGCGACGAGGGACTGATCGACGGCCTGGGCAACGGCCGGTTCGCGCGCTCGCTGTTCGAACGCGCCGCGATGCGCAGGGACGTCCGCCTGGCCGCCGTGGGCGGCGGGACCGCCAGCGCCGCCGACCTGACCACGATCACCAGCGCCGACCTGCGCGCCGCCGTGGACGAACTCGCCGGGCGCTGA
- a CDS encoding AAA family ATPase produces MSLVFAHGLVVGKFYPPHAGHHHLINTAAARCARVSVVVTASTSESIPLALRAAWLREAHPQAEVTIAPVVDDVEIDYDDPEIWSAHVTVFRHALALAHGEAQEIDAVFSSEEYGPELAHRFGAAHIGVDPGRERFPVSGTMARRDPASCWQWLSPPVRGHLARRVVVVGAESSGTTTLARDLSAHYSARGGPWAATRWVPEYGRTYCEEKLALARRRAKSSGLPEPWLDDLEWESSEFETIAERQLLWEDAAARTGSPLLVCDTDAFATSLWHERYLGVAYPVYPRARHDLWIHTSVEGVPFEQDGWRDGEAIRHRMDARFREELALRKLPHLVVSGPPRARLEQAVEAIDTVIARGWAFAAPL; encoded by the coding sequence ATGAGCCTGGTTTTCGCCCACGGCCTGGTGGTCGGCAAGTTCTACCCTCCACACGCGGGTCATCACCACTTGATCAACACCGCGGCGGCGCGGTGCGCCAGGGTGAGCGTGGTGGTCACCGCCTCGACCTCGGAGAGCATCCCGTTGGCACTGCGAGCGGCTTGGCTGCGTGAGGCGCATCCGCAGGCCGAGGTGACGATCGCCCCGGTGGTCGACGACGTTGAGATCGACTACGACGATCCAGAAATCTGGTCGGCGCACGTCACGGTGTTCCGGCACGCACTCGCCCTCGCGCACGGCGAAGCTCAGGAGATCGACGCGGTGTTCTCCTCGGAGGAGTACGGTCCGGAACTGGCCCACCGGTTCGGCGCCGCCCACATCGGCGTCGACCCCGGCCGCGAGCGCTTCCCGGTAAGCGGCACGATGGCCAGGCGCGACCCAGCCTCGTGCTGGCAGTGGCTCTCTCCCCCGGTCCGAGGCCATCTGGCCCGTCGCGTAGTGGTCGTCGGCGCGGAGTCCAGCGGGACCACCACTCTGGCCAGGGATCTGTCCGCCCATTACTCCGCCCGAGGTGGTCCGTGGGCGGCAACCAGGTGGGTGCCCGAGTACGGCAGGACGTACTGCGAAGAGAAGCTCGCCTTGGCCCGCCGCCGCGCCAAATCCTCCGGTCTGCCCGAACCATGGCTGGACGATCTGGAATGGGAGTCCTCAGAGTTCGAGACGATCGCCGAACGCCAGCTCCTCTGGGAAGACGCCGCCGCCCGCACCGGCTCGCCACTACTGGTCTGCGACACCGACGCGTTCGCCACCTCGCTCTGGCACGAGCGCTACTTGGGAGTGGCCTACCCCGTGTATCCGCGCGCCCGGCATGACCTGTGGATCCACACCTCGGTGGAGGGCGTGCCGTTCGAGCAGGACGGCTGGCGGGACGGCGAAGCGATCCGGCATCGGATGGACGCCCGCTTCCGCGAGGAACTGGCCCTGCGGAAGCTGCCGCACCTCGTGGTGTCCGGACCACCGCGTGCGCGGTTGGAGCAGGCCGTGGAAGCGATCGACACCGTGATCGCCCGAGGCTGGGCATTCGCCGCGCCACTCTGA
- a CDS encoding ABC transporter permease: MTISEEELAEQRSAIGRIQAPSRLRVVAGRFFGSLQGRIGFALLGLIFLLAFAGPYVGRWTYTDQDFSAFLQPPSAEHWWGTLQTGADVYAVTLRGMQKSLIVGLLAAVLGTTLAAVVGAFAGYFTGWTDRSLTWVTDLMLVLPAFLILAIMSPLFEGSDWLLFVLVLAVFLWMVTSKIVRSMTISLKEREFIQAARFMGVPPIKIIFRHIIPNMSSLLVVDATLNVSAAILTETSLSYFGFGIQPPDVSLGSLIADGARTAIYAPWTFWFCSGLLIVTVLAVNLVGDSLRDAFDPTAQRGRRNT; the protein is encoded by the coding sequence ATGACCATCTCCGAGGAGGAGCTCGCCGAGCAGCGGTCGGCGATCGGCCGGATCCAGGCGCCCTCGCGGCTGCGGGTGGTCGCGGGCCGCTTCTTCGGCTCGCTCCAGGGCCGGATCGGATTCGCGCTGCTGGGGCTGATCTTCCTGCTGGCCTTCGCCGGGCCGTACGTCGGCAGGTGGACCTACACCGACCAGGACTTCTCGGCGTTCCTCCAGCCGCCCTCCGCCGAGCACTGGTGGGGAACCCTGCAGACGGGGGCCGACGTGTACGCGGTCACGTTGCGCGGCATGCAGAAGTCGCTGATCGTCGGCCTGCTCGCCGCGGTGCTCGGCACCACGCTGGCGGCCGTGGTGGGGGCCTTCGCCGGATACTTCACGGGCTGGACCGACCGATCACTGACCTGGGTGACCGATTTGATGCTGGTGCTCCCGGCCTTCCTGATCCTGGCGATCATGTCCCCGCTCTTCGAGGGCAGCGACTGGCTGCTGTTCGTGCTGGTACTGGCCGTTTTCCTCTGGATGGTCACCTCGAAGATCGTCCGAAGCATGACCATCTCGCTCAAGGAGCGGGAGTTCATCCAGGCGGCCAGATTCATGGGCGTGCCGCCGATAAAGATCATCTTTCGTCACATCATCCCGAACATGTCCTCGCTGCTGGTCGTGGACGCCACGCTGAACGTCAGCGCCGCGATCCTCACCGAGACCTCCCTGTCCTACTTCGGCTTCGGTATCCAGCCGCCCGACGTCTCGCTGGGCAGCCTCATCGCGGACGGGGCCAGGACCGCCATCTACGCCCCCTGGACGTTCTGGTTCTGCTCCGGACTGCTGATCGTCACCGTGCTCGCGGTGAACCTGGTGGGCGACTCCCTCCGTGACGCCTTCGACCCCACCGCACAGAGGGGTAGGCGGAACACATGA
- a CDS encoding ABC transporter permease: MTGFLVRRLLNYLVLIIVATSLAYMLAASALNPRSNYEGRNPPIPPAVIDARLTELNLNDETPLFQRYLTWAGDLVQGDFGKTVTGDSVNEDLARRIGVTLRLITTGMILGSITGVLVGAYAAVKQYGAFDRLATGISFVVLAVPTVVLANILIIAVIWLNDAVGTQVFLVSGEATPGLPGGLLTRLLDRLQHLILPTLSLSLGLIAVYSRYQRNMMLDVLGADFIRTAMAKGLRRRTALTRHALRTALIPAVTYFAFTFGSLLVGTTFTEKIFGWHGMGEQLVNSISTNDVNTVAAISCFAALAVLLAALASDVFHAVLDPRVRVG, translated from the coding sequence ATGACGGGATTCCTCGTCCGCAGGCTGCTCAACTACCTGGTGCTGATCATCGTGGCCACGAGCCTGGCGTACATGCTGGCGGCCAGCGCGCTCAATCCCCGCTCGAACTACGAGGGACGCAACCCCCCGATCCCACCGGCGGTCATCGACGCCCGCCTCACCGAGCTGAACCTGAACGACGAGACCCCGCTGTTCCAGCGCTACCTGACCTGGGCGGGCGATCTCGTCCAGGGCGACTTCGGCAAGACGGTGACGGGCGACTCGGTCAACGAGGACCTGGCGAGACGGATCGGCGTCACCCTGCGCCTGATCACGACCGGGATGATCCTCGGCAGCATCACCGGCGTGCTCGTCGGCGCCTACGCGGCGGTCAAGCAGTACGGCGCGTTCGACCGGCTGGCGACCGGGATCTCCTTCGTCGTCCTCGCGGTCCCCACGGTCGTGCTGGCCAACATTCTGATCATCGCCGTGATCTGGCTCAACGACGCGGTCGGCACCCAGGTCTTCCTCGTCAGCGGCGAGGCGACCCCCGGGCTCCCGGGCGGGTTACTCACCCGGCTCCTCGACCGGCTCCAGCACCTGATCCTGCCCACGCTCTCGCTCTCGCTCGGTCTGATCGCCGTCTACAGCCGTTACCAGCGCAACATGATGCTCGACGTGCTCGGCGCCGACTTCATCCGCACGGCCATGGCCAAAGGGCTGCGCCGCCGCACCGCGCTGACCCGGCACGCACTGCGCACCGCGCTGATCCCGGCGGTCACCTACTTCGCCTTCACCTTCGGCTCGCTGCTGGTCGGCACCACGTTCACCGAGAAGATCTTCGGCTGGCACGGCATGGGCGAGCAGCTGGTCAACTCCATCTCCACCAACGACGTCAACACCGTCGCGGCCATCAGCTGTTTCGCCGCCCTGGCGGTGCTGCTGGCCGCGCTGGCCTCCGACGTGTTCCACGCCGTCCTCGACCCGCGGGTCAGGGTGGGGTGA
- a CDS encoding dipeptide ABC transporter ATP-binding protein, which yields MSEYDGRPGDARFQDAGNGGPRWAGAGGPGADPVLEVADLNVTFGSGPGAVRAVRGVGYAVRPGEVLGIVGESGSGKSVTSLAVMGLLPSHARVTGSVRLLGKEILGATEKTLTAFRGKTISMVFQDPLSALTPVYRVGAQIAEAVRIHQKVTAEQAAKRAVELLDLVGIPNAAQRARAFPHEFSGGMRQRAMIAMAIANDPDVIVCDEPTTALDVTIQAQVLEVLKKAQRETGAAIVIITHDLGVVAGFVDRVLVMYAGRAVEVGSVDDVYYRTRMPYTMGLLGSIPRLDHGGEQPLVPIEGNPPSPAALPPGCPFEPRCPLAVPECAEAEPALEPVGSPGHLVACIRSEEIEAAGWSPAQVYGVRGEGGPATGFAAEGVTGPADRPAVEGVTGPTGRPTPEGVTGPTGRPTPEGVTESAGKPATQPVTRPVAPGRTVRPPREERDVVLSVDDLIKHYPLMKGSLFKRRVGTVYAVDGISFDIREGETLGLVGESGCGKTTTLMEILELVKPQRGRVVVLGRDTSALGARDRMAIRRDMQVVFQDPLASLDPRMTVYDILAEPLRTHGIRDPGPRIRELLGLVGLEAAHAARYPQDFSGGQRQRVGIARALALEPRLIVLDEPVSALDVSIQAGVINLLEELKDRLRLSYLFVAHDLAVVRHIADRVAVMYLGKISEIGQVGEVYDAPMHPYTQALLSAVPLPDPEKERSRKRILLEGDLPSPADPPSGCRFRTRCPKFKTLGETDRERCVNEEPQVRPLGEDHGASCHFAEKLEVV from the coding sequence ATGAGCGAGTACGACGGGCGGCCGGGAGACGCGAGGTTCCAGGACGCGGGAAACGGAGGGCCCAGATGGGCCGGAGCGGGAGGCCCCGGAGCCGATCCGGTCCTTGAGGTGGCCGATCTCAACGTCACCTTCGGTTCCGGCCCCGGCGCGGTGCGCGCGGTCAGAGGCGTCGGCTACGCGGTCCGTCCCGGAGAGGTGCTCGGCATCGTCGGCGAGTCGGGCTCCGGCAAGTCGGTCACCTCGCTGGCCGTGATGGGCCTGCTGCCGTCGCACGCCCGTGTCACCGGATCGGTGCGGCTGCTGGGCAAGGAGATCCTGGGGGCGACGGAGAAGACGCTCACCGCGTTCCGCGGCAAGACGATCTCGATGGTCTTCCAGGACCCGCTCTCCGCGCTCACCCCGGTCTACCGGGTGGGCGCCCAGATCGCCGAGGCCGTACGGATCCATCAGAAGGTCACCGCGGAGCAGGCCGCCAAGCGCGCCGTGGAGCTGCTCGACCTGGTCGGCATCCCCAACGCCGCGCAGCGTGCCAGGGCGTTCCCGCACGAGTTCTCCGGCGGCATGCGCCAGCGCGCGATGATCGCGATGGCGATCGCCAACGATCCCGACGTGATCGTCTGCGACGAGCCGACCACCGCGCTCGACGTCACCATCCAGGCGCAGGTGCTGGAGGTGCTCAAGAAGGCGCAGCGGGAGACGGGCGCGGCGATCGTCATCATCACCCATGACCTGGGGGTGGTGGCCGGGTTCGTCGACCGGGTCCTCGTCATGTATGCCGGACGGGCCGTCGAGGTCGGGTCCGTGGACGACGTCTACTACCGCACGCGCATGCCGTACACCATGGGACTGCTCGGCTCGATCCCCCGCCTGGACCACGGCGGGGAGCAGCCGCTGGTCCCGATCGAGGGGAATCCGCCCTCACCGGCGGCGCTGCCGCCCGGCTGCCCGTTCGAGCCGCGCTGCCCGCTGGCCGTTCCCGAGTGCGCCGAGGCGGAGCCCGCGCTGGAGCCGGTGGGCTCGCCCGGTCACCTGGTCGCGTGCATCCGCTCGGAGGAGATCGAGGCGGCGGGCTGGTCGCCCGCGCAGGTCTACGGCGTGCGGGGCGAGGGCGGGCCCGCCACCGGCTTCGCCGCCGAGGGCGTCACCGGACCCGCCGACAGGCCCGCCGTCGAGGGCGTCACCGGACCCACCGGCAGGCCCACCCCCGAGGGCGTCACCGGACCCACCGGCAGGCCCACCCCCGAGGGTGTCACGGAGTCCGCCGGGAAGCCCGCCACCCAGCCCGTCACCCGGCCGGTCGCTCCGGGGCGGACGGTGCGACCGCCGCGCGAGGAGCGCGACGTGGTCCTGTCCGTGGACGACCTGATCAAGCATTACCCCCTGATGAAGGGCTCGCTCTTCAAACGGCGGGTCGGCACGGTCTACGCGGTGGACGGCATCAGCTTCGACATCCGCGAGGGGGAGACGCTCGGCCTGGTCGGCGAGTCCGGTTGCGGCAAGACGACCACGCTGATGGAGATCCTGGAGCTGGTCAAGCCGCAGCGGGGCAGGGTCGTGGTGCTGGGCCGTGACACCTCAGCCCTGGGCGCCCGCGATCGGATGGCGATCCGCAGGGACATGCAGGTCGTCTTCCAGGACCCGCTGGCCTCGCTGGACCCCAGGATGACCGTCTACGACATCCTCGCCGAGCCGTTGCGCACGCACGGGATCAGGGACCCCGGGCCGAGGATCCGGGAGTTGCTCGGCCTGGTCGGCCTGGAAGCCGCCCACGCGGCCCGCTACCCGCAGGACTTCTCCGGGGGCCAGCGCCAGCGCGTCGGCATCGCCCGCGCGCTGGCCCTTGAACCCAGGCTGATCGTGCTGGACGAGCCGGTCTCGGCGCTCGACGTGTCCATCCAGGCGGGTGTGATCAACCTGCTGGAGGAGCTGAAGGACCGTCTGAGGCTGTCGTACCTGTTCGTGGCGCACGACCTGGCCGTGGTCCGGCACATCGCCGACCGGGTCGCGGTCATGTATCTCGGGAAGATCTCCGAGATCGGACAGGTCGGCGAGGTCTACGACGCCCCGATGCACCCCTACACGCAGGCCCTGCTGTCGGCGGTGCCGCTGCCCGACCCCGAGAAGGAACGCTCCAGGAAACGGATCCTTCTCGAAGGCGACCTGCCCAGCCCGGCCGACCCGCCCTCCGGTTGCCGCTTCCGCACCCGCTGCCCCAAGTTCAAGACCCTCGGCGAGACCGACAGGGAGCGGTGTGTGAACGAGGAGCCACAGGTCCGGCCCCTCGGCGAGGACCACGGCGCCTCGTGCCATTTCGCCGAGAAGCTTGAAGTCGTGTAA
- the pnuC gene encoding nicotinamide riboside transporter PnuC, producing the protein MTLAELLDPLLRPVFVIAGAPTNWAELLGFATGILTVWLVARQHLWNWPISVANVILLGLVFLTVGLYADAALQILYVALGLYGWWQWLYGGAGRTRLTVRRTDRAEWAALIGGGVAATIALTITLITWTNSTVPFWDALTTALSLMATYGQTRKLVESWWLWIVADLIYIPLYVHKGLYLTGALYVIFLALCVSGLLAWRRDLTVRPISVTA; encoded by the coding sequence ATGACGCTCGCGGAGCTCCTGGACCCCCTCCTCCGACCCGTCTTCGTCATCGCCGGGGCGCCGACCAACTGGGCCGAGCTCCTCGGCTTCGCCACCGGGATCCTCACGGTCTGGCTGGTAGCCCGCCAGCACCTCTGGAACTGGCCGATCAGCGTCGCCAACGTGATCCTGCTCGGGCTGGTCTTCCTGACCGTCGGGCTCTACGCCGACGCGGCCCTGCAAATCCTCTACGTGGCGCTCGGGCTGTACGGGTGGTGGCAGTGGCTGTACGGCGGGGCAGGCCGGACCAGGCTGACGGTCCGAAGGACGGATCGCGCCGAATGGGCCGCGCTGATCGGTGGCGGTGTCGCCGCCACCATCGCGCTCACCATCACCCTCATCACCTGGACCAACTCGACCGTGCCCTTCTGGGATGCCCTGACCACCGCGCTCTCGCTGATGGCCACCTACGGGCAAACCCGCAAACTGGTGGAGTCGTGGTGGCTGTGGATCGTGGCCGATCTGATCTACATTCCGCTCTACGTCCACAAAGGCCTCTACCTCACCGGCGCCCTCTACGTGATCTTCCTCGCGCTCTGCGTCTCGGGCCTGCTGGCCTGGCGCAGGGATCTCACGGTTCGGCCAATCTCGGTGACGGCATGA
- a CDS encoding ABC transporter family substrate-binding protein, whose amino-acid sequence MTPIRRVSALAAALAVAGSLALAGCGGGRSGPRPGSPSEIKAYDINPVARERIRDGGVLRWGINEYPANWNLNHVDGNLATVKRITDGLMPSPFRSDEKGKISANTDYLLAGRLTESRPRQVVTLALNPEARWSDGTPITWEDYRAQWQALSGKNGDYRVAGTTGYQDIARVERGRDDHQVVITFAKPFGDWQSLFAPLYPKVTNATPEGFNDGWLNRIPLTAGPFRFVAFDPTAKTITIGRDDRWWGDRAKLDQIIYRSLESDALIGAFSNGELDTFDIGPSAPDYARARLTPDATVRQAAGPDFRHITMNGESAMLSDVKVRQAITMGINRQAIAQSDLQGLDWPIVLLNNHFFMNTQKGYRDNAGELGVYNPGRAGQMLDAAGWKLEGRTRRKDGRELNLRFVMPSGLQLAKAEAELTQNMLARIGVKVTLQTVPGDDYFTAYVIPGNYDITAFSYVGTPFPVSSGYGQYANATKDAQGVKRWNANLGRIGSPQIDAAMNKATGDLDSARAIVGTNAADRLIWQAVNVVTLYQRPQNVAVKETIANFGARGFYDLRYQDIGFVE is encoded by the coding sequence GTGACACCAATCCGGCGCGTGAGCGCGCTGGCCGCCGCGCTGGCCGTGGCCGGCTCGCTGGCGCTGGCCGGTTGCGGCGGCGGACGAAGCGGTCCGCGGCCCGGATCCCCCTCGGAGATCAAGGCCTACGACATCAACCCGGTCGCCAGGGAGCGGATCAGGGACGGAGGTGTTCTCCGCTGGGGGATCAACGAGTATCCCGCCAACTGGAACCTCAACCACGTCGACGGCAACCTCGCGACGGTCAAGAGGATCACGGACGGGCTCATGCCCTCGCCCTTCCGCTCAGACGAGAAGGGCAAGATCTCCGCGAACACCGACTACCTGCTGGCGGGCAGGCTCACGGAGAGCCGGCCCAGACAGGTCGTCACGCTGGCCCTCAACCCAGAGGCCAGGTGGTCCGACGGCACGCCGATCACCTGGGAGGACTACCGAGCCCAGTGGCAGGCGCTGAGCGGCAAGAACGGCGACTACCGCGTCGCCGGCACCACCGGCTACCAGGATATCGCGAGAGTGGAGAGGGGCAGGGACGACCACCAGGTCGTCATCACCTTCGCCAAGCCCTTCGGCGACTGGCAGTCGCTGTTCGCCCCGCTCTATCCGAAGGTCACCAACGCCACTCCCGAGGGGTTCAACGACGGCTGGCTGAACCGGATCCCGTTGACCGCCGGTCCGTTCAGGTTCGTCGCGTTCGACCCGACGGCCAAGACGATCACCATCGGCAGGGACGACCGCTGGTGGGGAGACCGGGCCAAGCTCGACCAGATCATCTACCGCTCGCTGGAGAGCGACGCGCTGATCGGCGCCTTCAGCAACGGCGAGCTGGACACCTTCGACATCGGCCCCTCCGCGCCCGACTACGCGCGGGCCAGGCTCACCCCGGACGCGACCGTACGGCAGGCCGCCGGGCCCGACTTCCGGCACATCACGATGAACGGCGAGAGCGCGATGCTCTCCGACGTCAAGGTCCGCCAGGCCATCACGATGGGCATCAACCGCCAGGCCATCGCCCAGTCGGACCTGCAGGGCCTGGACTGGCCGATCGTCCTGCTGAACAACCACTTCTTCATGAACACCCAGAAGGGATACCGCGACAACGCCGGCGAACTCGGCGTCTACAACCCCGGCAGGGCCGGGCAGATGCTGGACGCCGCAGGCTGGAAGCTGGAGGGCCGGACCCGCAGGAAGGACGGAAGGGAGCTCAACCTGCGGTTCGTCATGCCCTCCGGCTTGCAACTCGCCAAGGCCGAGGCCGAACTGACCCAGAACATGCTCGCCCGGATCGGGGTCAAGGTCACCCTCCAGACGGTACCCGGCGACGATTACTTCACCGCGTACGTCATTCCCGGCAACTACGACATCACCGCGTTCTCCTACGTGGGCACGCCTTTTCCCGTCTCCAGCGGGTACGGCCAGTACGCCAACGCCACGAAGGACGCCCAGGGCGTCAAGCGATGGAACGCCAACCTCGGCCGCATCGGCTCCCCCCAGATCGACGCCGCCATGAACAAGGCGACCGGCGACCTTGACAGCGCCCGGGCCATCGTCGGCACGAACGCCGCCGACAGGCTGATCTGGCAGGCGGTGAACGTGGTGACGCTCTACCAGCGTCCCCAGAACGTCGCCGTCAAGGAAACCATCGCCAACTTCGGCGCCCGTGGCTTCTACGACCTGAGATACCAGGACATCGGGTTCGTCGAATAG